From Anopheles darlingi chromosome 2, idAnoDarlMG_H_01, whole genome shotgun sequence, the proteins below share one genomic window:
- the LOC125959426 gene encoding angiopoietin-related protein 1-like: MNEIDRKLLELQSNLGQHRELMENNKATTTTTTTTATPTPSTSTAKSEPELSYFSSCKQAPGNASGVYLIRVNNDSLPFEVYCEMEKFGGGWIVIQHRFDGSVDFYRDWEHYRNGFGELNAEFWLGLEHIHQITKARAHEMLIEMKDFSDNYGIARYNAFQTKQHQCQGNGAHVKTRFYENGKEAS, encoded by the exons ATGAACGAGATCGATCGTAAGTTGCTGGAGCTTCAATCAAATCTGGGCCAACATCGGGAGTTAATGGAAAACAACAaggccactactactactactactactactgctactcctACACCTAGCACATCGACTGCAAAATCGGAGCCAGAGTTAAGTTATTTTTCATCGTGCAAGCAGGCGCCCGGCAACGCATCGGGAGTGTATCTCATTCGTGTCAACAACGATAGTTTACCATTCGAAGTGTATTGTGAGATGGAGAAGTTTGGAGGCGGTTGGATTGTAATACAACATCGCTTcgacggttcggttgatttttaCCGGGACTGGGAGCACTATCGTAACGGGTTTGGTGAGTTGAACGCCGAATTCTGGCTCGGACTGGAACACATTCATCAAATCACGAAAGCCCGTGCGCATGAAATGTTGATCGAGATGAAAGACTTCAGTGACAATTATGGGATCGCCCGTTATAATGCGTTTCAA ACTAAGCAGCATCAATGCCAAGGCAATGGGGCTCATGTGAAGACTCGTTTCTACGAGAATGGAAAGGAAGCCTCCTAA
- the LOC125948038 gene encoding uncharacterized protein LOC125948038, which translates to MVRTRSQGTPLRAGNEESGEEDSESDSAFLDPEENEQKSELQVLKEEVMDLRELLEMAKKEVVQLKQQLQQQQQQQQQQQQQQQQQQQQQQQQQQQQQQQQQQQQQQQQQQQQQQQQQQQQQQKQQKQQQKKQQQKKQQQQQQQQQQQQQQQQQQQQQQQQQQQQQQQQNQQHQQQQPQQKQNQRKTNKKPADKDGILLDLIKVVPKSPHTVKEVCKLAWKADPNETNFKEVMFLQGGCNIRIRETVDGSEMEAAIAKEVGEAGSVTLVQEKVTVSIDKIDQLAEKEDVEKILRRLLGESVKLDVRMTVYYNGQQRAMVVIPRKSALNIDGVQVKIGHTVCKICVLEPMPVELIRCFRCLERGHLGRNCKNTDRKHMCLQCGEQGHMQKDCTASKVVCILCGGPHRIGSKMCNGASQCR; encoded by the exons ATGGTCCGAACGAGGTCGCAAGGCACGCCGTTGAGGGCCGGTAACGAAGAGAGCGGAGAAGAGGACAGCGAAAGCGACAGCGCCTTCCTTGACCCCGAGGAAAATGAACAGAAAAGCGAGCTACAGGTTCTCAAGGAAGAGGTGATGGACCTGCGGGAGCTGTTGGAGATGGCCAAGAAAGAAGTGGTCCAACtaaagcagcagctccaacaacagcagcagcaacagcagcagcaacaacagcagcaacagcaacagcaacaacaacagcaacagcaacagcaacagcaacagcagcagcagcagcagcagcagcagcagcagcagcaacagcagcagcagcagcagcagcagcagcagcagcagcagaagcagcagaagcagcagcagaagaagcagcagcagaagaagcagcaacagcagcagcagcaacaacagcagcagcagcagcagcagcagcaacagcagcagcagcagcaacaacaacagcagcagcaacaacagcagaac cagcagcatcaacagcagcaacctcagcagaagcagaatcaGCGGAAGACGAACAAGAAGCCGGCGGATAAAGATGGAATACTTTTGGACCTCATTAAAGTTGTCCCAAAGTCTCCACACACAGTGAAGGAGGTCTGCAAGCTGGCATGGAAGGCCGACCCCAACGAGACAAATTTCAAGGAAGTGATGTTCCTACAGGGTGGCTGCAACATTCGGATCCGGGAAACTGTTGACGGTTCTGAGATGGAAGCTGCCATCGCGAAAGAAGTAGGGGAGGCTGGCAGTGTGACGCTGGTGCAGGAAAAGGTGACGGTCAGTATCGACAAGATCGATCAGCTAGCAGAGAAGGAGGACGTCGAGAAGATCCTCCGCAGGCTGCTTGGCGAATCGGTCAAGCTCGATGTGCGGATGACCGTATATTACAATGGGCAGCAAAGGGCGATGGTGGTAATCCCTCGTAAAAGCGCGCTGAATATCGATGGCGTTCAAGTCAAAATCGGGCACACAGTTTGCAAAATCTGCGTTCTTGAACCGATGCCCGTCGAACTGATACGCTGCTTTCGATGCCTGGAACGCGGGCACCTTGGTCGGAACTGCAAGAACACAGATCGCAAACATATGTGCTTGCAATGCGGTGAGCAAGGACACATGCAGAAGGACTGTACAGCCTCGAAGGTCGTCTGCATACTGTGCGGTGGTCCCCACCGCATTGGTTCGAAAATGTGCAATGGAGCCTCGCAATGTCGATAA